The sequence AGTTCCCCGATGGCGTGCTCAATGCGCACTGGGTCTTTCTCGTCGGTGAGCATGAGCCGGTGGACCAATCGTTGAAAGTGGGTATCCACCGTCAACCCTGGCAGCCCGAACGCGTTTCCCCGGACAACGTGTGCCGTTTTACGGCCCACCCCCGGCAGGGTGATCAAGGCTTGGAGTTCCACGGGAACCTCTCCGCCATATTCGGTGACCAACCTTTGGCCTAACCCGATTAGGTTTCCGGCCTTAGCCCGGAAAAAACCTGTTGGGCGAATGATTTCCTCGATGTCGGCCTGATCCGCAGTGGCGTAGGCCTGGGCGCTCGGGTATGTCGCGAAAAGTTCGGGAGTGACTTGGTTGACGCGCACATCTGTTGTCTGCGCTGACAAGACTGTGGCTACAAGCAGCTCCAACGGTGTTTCAAAGTCTAATTCTGCGCGCGCATTAGGAAACACTACCGCAAGTGTCCGGTTGATACGCCGCGCTCGTCGAGTGCGCCCAAGAGCAGTTTCGGCACCTTTCGCGGCAGGATGTGAACCGGGGCGCCGGAGCTTCTGCGGTGTGAGTGAGGGCATGGTCTCCACCTTAGTCTGCCCCGTTGCTGCCCCTTCTCTAAGATGGGTGCCATGACAGCAATTCTCGTTTTGATTGCCCCACTCGGCCTTGCCCTTTTCCCCGTCTTGATGGAGAAGTTGGAAGCAAGCGCGATCGGGCACTAGTCTTTCTAAATTGTCTCCAATCTGGCATCGAGCTTCCAGATGAAACCCACCCACCACGCCGTGGCCAATGTTACACTCGGGAAGTGTGATCAATAACCTTACCGCAAGACAGTGTAACCTCTTCGACGGTAATGTGGTTATCAGCACACATTGCAGTCACCGTCTGTCGTGGTGCTGGTCGCAGACCCCCGCACTGCCACCCATAGTGTGCAGGGAACTAGCATGATTGGAAGGAGCACTAATGGAAGGTGTACAAGAAACACTTTCTCGTGCAGGTATTTTTCAGGGCGTTGATCCTGTCGCTGTGGCGAACCTCACTAAAGATATGGAAACCGTGCGCTACCCGCGTGGCGCCACCATCTTTGACGAGGGCGAACCTGGAGATCGCCTCTACATCATCATTTCCGGCAAGATTAAGCTGGCACGGCACGCGTCCGACGGGCGCGAGAACCTACTCAGCGTGATGGGCCCCTCCGATATGTTCGGTGAGCTCTCAATCTTCGATCCGGGTCCACGCACCTCCTCGGCAGTGTGTGTCACCGAGGTTCAAGCAGCGACAATGAACTCGGACATGCTGCGCAAGTGGATCACTGACCACCCGGAGATTTCCCAACAGCTTCTACGCGTTCTGGCCCGACGCCTGCGCCGAACCAACGCCTCGCTCGCAGACCTCATCTTTACCGATGTCCCCGGACGGGTGGCAAAGACGTTACTGCAGCTTGCGAACCGCTTCGGCCAGCATGAAGGTGGCGCGCTCCGTGTTAATCACGACCTCACCCAGGAAGAGATTGCTCAACTAGTTGGCGCGTCCCGAGAGACCGTGAACAAAGCGCTGGCAACCTTCGCTCACCGTGGCTGGATCCGTCTCGAAGGTAAGTCAGTTCTCATCGTGGACACCGAGCACCTGGCACGGCGCGCACGCTAGGCTTCGTTTTCCTGTAGCCAGCGCAGTGTCACGCGAGTCGATTGCTCGGCCGCGCCCCGTAAAACGG comes from Corynebacterium cystitidis and encodes:
- the glxR gene encoding CRP-like cAMP-activated global transcriptional regulator GlxR, whose protein sequence is MEGVQETLSRAGIFQGVDPVAVANLTKDMETVRYPRGATIFDEGEPGDRLYIIISGKIKLARHASDGRENLLSVMGPSDMFGELSIFDPGPRTSSAVCVTEVQAATMNSDMLRKWITDHPEISQQLLRVLARRLRRTNASLADLIFTDVPGRVAKTLLQLANRFGQHEGGALRVNHDLTQEEIAQLVGASRETVNKALATFAHRGWIRLEGKSVLIVDTEHLARRAR
- the nth gene encoding endonuclease III, whose translation is MPSLTPQKLRRPGSHPAAKGAETALGRTRRARRINRTLAVVFPNARAELDFETPLELLVATVLSAQTTDVRVNQVTPELFATYPSAQAYATADQADIEEIIRPTGFFRAKAGNLIGLGQRLVTEYGGEVPVELQALITLPGVGRKTAHVVRGNAFGLPGLTVDTHFQRLVHRLMLTDEKDPVRIEHAIGELLDKQDWTMFSHRIIFQGRRVCHSRKAACGACSLAYDCPSFGQFGPTEPEAAEKLIRGEVVEL